The window CTGACctccccccccgctcccccctaGGTGGGTGCTGACCCCCACCCCGCCTACAACAACATCCTGAGCCATTTGGGGAGCATCCGCTACGCAGGTGAGCGAAGGGCGCGCGAGGGGGGAAGCTCGGGGAGACAGCAGCGAAAGCGTGTGGCGGCAGGGAAGGGGAACCCCAAACCCCTCACCCTGCACCCCCCAACCGCTCCCCCCCCCAGGACAGACGACGGCCATCCCCTCCTTCAGCGTGCAGGACCTGTTGCCCCCACGCCTGGACCTCTACTATCGCTACAACGGGTCCCTCACCACCCCTCCCTGCTTCCAGGGCGTCCTCTGGaccctcttccagcagcctgTCCACATCAGCCTGGCCCAGGTAGGGCCCACTCTGGGGTGAAACCCTCTGGTTTTGGGGAgaggggcagccccagcactccccccaccctctcCATTTCAGCTAGAGCAGCTCCAGGGAACCCTTTACGCCACAGCAGCGGCCGAGCCAGAGCCCCAGCACCTGGTGGATAATTTTCGGGCCCCGCAGGAGCTCAACCAGCGGCTGGTGCTGGCATCCTTCCCCAGGGGTGAGAGGCCGCCCAGGAAGGGGGAGGTGGGCAGGGTCCCCCCCTACACCCCCAAAATGGCTCCCAGAGCCCCAGCTGGGTGCAAGGCTTTGGTGCTgagccctggctctgcccttGCAGGGCCCGAGGGGTATTCGACAGGTGAAATCATCGCCATCATCTTTGGCACCGTTGCTGGCTGCCTCAGCATCTTCCTCGCCCTCTACTTTGTGGCCAAGAGGATGCGGTGAGaggcccccgcccccccccgagGATGGATCCCCCCCCAGCCGGGGGCCCGGACACTCAAATGAGAGGGTCTGAGCCCCCCCAGGAGATGATCACTCTCATCTCagcccttctcccctccccgaGGCAGAGCGAGGAGGGCGCAGCACCAGGATGTCGTGTTCAAAGCCTCCTCCCGCCGCACCCCCTCTGATGACGGCCCCCACCcttgaacccccccagggcagggctgtgacAGGCCCCCGCTGCCCCGCAGCCCTCCGCCCCTGCCAGAGGagccagctgcagctcagccccaccatggcagcagctcctgcctcgGCCCCACTGGATATaaagccccttccccaccccacggCACTGGCGGCTCTTCGCTGGGGAGGGAACGGGGCCGCTCGCCAAGGGGCTGTGGAGCCAGATCCTGTCAGCCCCAAGAAACCACGACCCTCGGGTGCTCCCCCCGAAGCtcgggcaggggctgggagcagagcgAGGTGGGGAGGACCGACCCCTctccccccacacacccctcaccctggccccagcacagaggtCGCCTCCCTGCCGTGGTACCCGTCGCACTATTAAAAAGGTTTGACTCGGAATCAAAAACATAATTTACCCCGTCCCCAGTGGCACAGCAGGGTAAGGGGTGCCCCCAGACAAGACCCAGTGGGGAGCAGAAAGGGGGTGAGCGGGGCAGAGCACCCCCCATCCTGGGTCACCCCACTTCCACTGAGGCTGAGCGGGGAATGGCAGCAGGTTGGGCCCCTCCAGGGGGGAAATGCGAGGGAAGGGGGGGGCCTGCCCACACCACAGGGCAcccggccccccccgccacctTCCCCCTCCAGCCATACCCTCTAAGGAAAAAAGTCCAACCCGAGTCCCTAATGAAGCTAAACAGGGCACCCACGAGCGCCAGGTGGACCCCAAAAACCCCCTCTGGAGTGTAAGAGGGCACGGAGCCGCCTCTGCGCCACGGAGAGGGCCCAGGGCTCGGCCGGGTGGCGGCACCGGAGGAGCAAGCCGCAGAGGCGGGGGCAGCGTCCTGACCTTCCGGCTGCCGAGAAGAGGGCACTTGGGGGTGGCGGTGGCacgggcagcagcagggctgcggCTGCCGCTCAGTCCTCAAAAGGCACCTGCAGCGCCGAGTACGTCGTCACTCTGCGGTCACCCTCCTGCTCACCTGGGGGGCAGAAAGGGGGGAGAGGGTGAGCGTGGGGGGAGtctgttttgggggtgggggccTGTTGCGGGGTTCACAGGAGCCCCTATTAGCCAGGAGACGCGGCTGATGTTCAATGAAAGGGTAACGGTTGCAGGGAAAACCcatcctcccccaccccagcagctctgggccCCCCTGCGCCCATGTCTGACCCCCCCAACGCCTACAAGGCGACAGAGACCCACCCAAAAAGCCGCTGCGTTGCAGGGGTGACACCCCCCACCGCCagcccctcccttcccagccccccccTTACAGGAGAGGCACTTGAGGATGTTGCGGAAGGAGCCCCCAGCGGTGACAAAGGACCAGAGGCCCGTGCAGAGGGTGAGGATGAAGATGGGCACCAGGCTGGCCTCGTACCAG of the Phalacrocorax aristotelis chromosome 25, bGulAri2.1, whole genome shotgun sequence genome contains:
- the CA14 gene encoding carbonic anhydrase 14, producing the protein MLRALLLLGGLAPALPAGPHWAYEGPHGQQHWPEGHPACGGRAQSPIDIQTRWAQPDPSLPPVRPVGYQHPDTPAFALANNGHTAVLALPPSLRLQGLPRSFAAAQLHFHWARPGRTGGAEHLLDGRRAPAEMHVVHYDAERYANASEAQHHAGGLAVLGVLLEVGADPHPAYNNILSHLGSIRYAGQTTAIPSFSVQDLLPPRLDLYYRYNGSLTTPPCFQGVLWTLFQQPVHISLAQLEQLQGTLYATAAAEPEPQHLVDNFRAPQELNQRLVLASFPRGPEGYSTGEIIAIIFGTVAGCLSIFLALYFVAKRMRARRAQHQDVVFKASSRRTPSDDGPHP